In Streptomyces sp. NBC_01551, one DNA window encodes the following:
- a CDS encoding XRE family transcriptional regulator translates to MANERLRSAMLTHGVTVEAMAEHVGVDPKTVERWISQGRAPYRRHRLAIAAHLREDEAYLWPNGLPDGQRKDAADAEVLKVYPHRSYVPPELWLQLFGRAEREIGVLVHAGVFLAENPRWPQLLRLKAASGVRARILLGDPESPEIQRRGQEEEIGEGVAYKVREVMKLYRPLYSVPGIEFRIHRSTLHNSLYRSDDEWLVNTQVYGVSAPMAPVLHLRRVAGAELVSTYQQSFEKVWEEAVPFERPS, encoded by the coding sequence ATGGCGAACGAGCGGTTACGGTCGGCGATGCTCACGCACGGCGTCACGGTCGAAGCCATGGCCGAACATGTCGGCGTGGACCCCAAGACGGTGGAGCGGTGGATCTCCCAGGGGCGCGCCCCATACCGGCGCCACCGCCTCGCAATAGCCGCTCACCTGCGTGAGGACGAGGCGTACCTCTGGCCGAACGGACTACCTGACGGCCAGCGCAAAGACGCGGCTGACGCCGAGGTCCTCAAGGTCTATCCGCACCGCTCGTACGTCCCGCCGGAACTGTGGTTGCAGCTCTTCGGCCGGGCAGAGCGAGAGATCGGCGTACTCGTCCACGCCGGCGTGTTCCTCGCCGAGAATCCGCGGTGGCCCCAGCTACTCCGACTGAAAGCGGCCTCTGGTGTCCGCGCACGCATCCTGCTGGGCGATCCCGAGAGCCCTGAGATCCAGCGCCGCGGCCAGGAGGAGGAGATCGGGGAAGGCGTCGCCTACAAGGTTCGCGAGGTCATGAAGCTCTACCGCCCGCTCTACTCGGTGCCGGGGATCGAGTTCCGGATCCATCGGTCCACGCTCCACAACTCCCTGTACCGCTCGGATGACGAGTGGCTGGTGAACACCCAGGTCTATGGCGTCAGCGCGCCGATGGCCCCGGTCCTGCATCTGCGCCGCGTGGCCGGGGCCGAGCTGGTGTCGACGTACCAGCAGAGCTTCGAGAAGGTGTGGGAGGAAGCCGTCCCCTTCGAAAGGCCCTCATGA
- a CDS encoding DUF2637 domain-containing protein: MTTLTMAERSAVPPLTRPELGLAGTGALAAAGVGALGLISSFDAVSAAAGRWGFGEPWMLPVGIDTAIPVFTVANLLLIRMDMALVWVRFVPWALTLITCGLNIAAGQGLWAKVAHGTMPLLWVVFSEIGAHIYAVRIGAVTGRRMDKIRASRWLLAFPSTFSLWRRMTLWEITSYTDALGREKERQLARADLREEYGWRWRSKTPRRERVLLRLGELAPESDEAAPEPPASPVPSPEPEEQRAPQAPRKRTARPRAKARKPLRTAEELLAEAREITVAWPDSAINAEAIRTHLHCSAASSRALRDQLLTDRTAADALPLPENETTAEVAEEVAA; this comes from the coding sequence ATGACCACCCTGACCATGGCGGAACGGTCGGCGGTACCGCCGCTGACCCGTCCGGAGCTGGGCCTTGCCGGTACCGGAGCTCTGGCCGCGGCCGGTGTCGGGGCATTGGGGCTGATCTCCTCGTTCGACGCGGTCTCGGCCGCAGCCGGGCGGTGGGGGTTCGGTGAGCCGTGGATGCTCCCGGTCGGCATCGACACCGCCATCCCGGTGTTCACGGTGGCCAACTTGCTGTTGATCCGGATGGACATGGCGTTGGTGTGGGTCCGGTTCGTGCCGTGGGCGCTCACGCTGATCACGTGTGGGCTGAACATCGCGGCCGGACAAGGGCTGTGGGCCAAGGTCGCGCACGGCACGATGCCTCTGCTGTGGGTGGTCTTCTCCGAGATCGGCGCCCACATCTACGCCGTCCGCATCGGCGCCGTCACCGGCCGCCGGATGGACAAGATCCGTGCCTCCCGCTGGCTGCTTGCCTTCCCTTCCACCTTCTCCCTGTGGCGCCGAATGACCCTGTGGGAGATCACCTCATACACCGATGCGCTCGGGCGGGAGAAGGAGCGCCAGCTCGCCCGCGCCGACCTGCGCGAGGAGTACGGGTGGCGGTGGCGATCGAAGACCCCGCGCCGCGAACGCGTCCTGCTCCGCCTGGGGGAGCTCGCCCCCGAGAGCGACGAGGCGGCGCCCGAGCCGCCCGCGTCACCCGTGCCGTCACCCGAGCCGGAGGAGCAGAGGGCGCCCCAAGCGCCGCGTAAGCGGACCGCCCGCCCTCGGGCCAAGGCCAGGAAGCCGCTTAGGACCGCTGAGGAGCTGTTGGCCGAGGCGCGCGAGATCACGGTGGCGTGGCCTGACAGCGCGATCAATGCCGAGGCGATCCGGACGCATCTTCACTGCTCGGCCGCCAGCTCCCGGGCTCTGCGGGACCAGCTCCTCACCGACCGCACCGCGGCCGATGCCCTGCCCCTGCCCGAGAACGAGACGACCGCCGAGGTGGCCGAGGAGGTCGCAGCATGA
- a CDS encoding GGDEF domain-containing protein, translating to MNTLLTTLAGALPVAAGWSGHVLWLRRRLHTARRDPLTGLLTRDGFTRRASTLLRDERAVVLLADVDDFKRINDRHGHAAGDALLKATADRLAHYVGAAGVAGRLGGDEFAAVVLDPHGTAEDLFAALHAVLARPADPHRADVRTTVSLGWVRVADFPADGLAELLGRADEAMYAAKQARAGIKRAGLGRLFATVAGRRSGRRGARTDTTAAAA from the coding sequence ATGAACACCCTGCTCACCACCCTGGCGGGAGCCTTACCCGTCGCCGCCGGCTGGTCCGGACACGTTCTCTGGCTGCGTCGGCGCCTGCACACCGCCCGCCGCGACCCACTCACCGGGCTGCTGACCCGGGACGGCTTCACCCGCCGCGCTTCCACCCTGCTCCGCGACGAGCGGGCGGTCGTGCTCCTGGCGGACGTGGACGACTTCAAGCGGATCAACGACCGGCACGGCCACGCCGCCGGTGACGCGCTGCTGAAGGCGACCGCGGACCGGCTGGCCCACTACGTCGGTGCGGCCGGGGTCGCCGGCCGCCTCGGTGGTGATGAGTTCGCTGCCGTCGTCCTCGACCCGCACGGCACCGCCGAAGACCTCTTCGCCGCCCTCCACGCCGTCCTTGCCCGCCCCGCGGATCCCCACCGTGCGGACGTCCGTACGACGGTCTCGCTCGGGTGGGTACGGGTAGCGGACTTCCCTGCCGATGGGCTCGCCGAACTCCTCGGCCGGGCTGATGAGGCGATGTACGCGGCCAAGCAGGCCCGCGCCGGCATCAAGCGCGCCGGCCTGGGGCGGCTGTTCGCCACGGTCGCCGGGCGCCGCTCCGGCCGACGCGGCGCCCGCACCGACACGACCGCGGCGGCGGCCTGA
- a CDS encoding RRQRL motif-containing zinc-binding protein, producing the protein MGALTLSECFDPTGATYGIPTYPWRYAPEGLATRRQLRAEGLRPGGQPVAAQLLRPRFRREPLVAYLYRVDRAKPVRPMTSRKWGALALAMLARRTCPTCRTDAGYVIPPSLGACVTCAYPDEPRAA; encoded by the coding sequence ATGGGCGCGCTCACGCTCTCCGAGTGCTTCGACCCGACCGGGGCGACGTACGGGATACCGACCTACCCATGGCGCTACGCCCCGGAGGGTCTGGCAACCCGGCGGCAACTGCGCGCCGAGGGGCTACGGCCGGGCGGCCAACCGGTCGCCGCACAGCTCCTGCGCCCGCGGTTCCGACGAGAGCCGCTGGTGGCCTACCTCTACCGGGTCGACCGGGCCAAGCCCGTCCGACCGATGACGTCCCGCAAGTGGGGCGCCCTCGCCCTGGCGATGCTGGCCCGCCGCACCTGCCCGACATGCCGCACCGACGCCGGATACGTCATCCCGCCCTCGCTCGGGGCGTGCGTGACGTGCGCCTACCCCGACGAACCGCGCGCCGCATAA
- a CDS encoding cell division protein FtsK, translating to MKHPDDENELFSQLEADMAADFGADVVDLDKARSARAESPYSATGPAADSTPLGSGDPSARRLVDGPDVAAPGYLGRLAGAKRRAIVPAWLRSTAELKTAASWVARHYAHLVGYHALRAPVYAGRFTLQAPRGAARFASGTLRWVADREGEPVRLAAVRREDVGEYLKLSRQRDGRVRLRTLVAALASLVGLGAALALYVLAPGWLQAVSLGALLLALGAAGGQADAPVVHRAVEMTKAPKLTSDIVLRALGALGIAPISQAQAKGRDGFTFTAPITRDGPGWRAEGDLPYGVTVTDVIERRDKLASGLRRPLGCVWPEAVPDEHTGHLVLWVGDQDMTKATKPKWPLLTSGVVDLFKPVAYGTDQRGRWVEVTLMFIAGVIGAIPRMGKTFLLRLLLLIAALDPRAELHTYDMKGTGDLDPVGNAVSHRHAAGDDDESIAYTLTDFRALREELRRRVKVIRSLPRDICPENKVTSGLADKRSLGLHPIVVGVDECQVLFEHAEHGKEFEEIATDLVKRGPATGIVLLLATQRPDAKSLPTGISANASARWCLKVMGQTENDMVLGTSSYKRGVRATMFAWGDKGIHYFMGEGADARIVASTYIDAPGAEVIAARARTVRDKAGLLTGHALGEAPETVTGPSYDLLADILAVVPAAEKRVWNERIASRLADLRPEVYGGWKGENVTSALKPHGIKTVDVAGTTDEGQRTTRRGIVRADLAKAIAERSENPGAA from the coding sequence GTGAAACACCCCGACGACGAGAACGAACTCTTCTCCCAACTCGAAGCCGACATGGCGGCCGACTTCGGCGCCGACGTGGTCGACCTCGACAAGGCGCGCTCCGCCCGCGCCGAGTCGCCCTACTCCGCCACCGGACCGGCCGCCGACTCGACCCCCTTGGGGTCGGGCGACCCGTCGGCCCGACGGTTGGTCGACGGCCCGGACGTCGCTGCGCCCGGCTACCTCGGCCGACTGGCCGGGGCCAAGCGGCGGGCGATCGTTCCCGCATGGCTGCGGTCGACGGCAGAGCTGAAGACGGCGGCCAGCTGGGTTGCCCGGCACTACGCCCACCTCGTCGGCTACCACGCATTGCGCGCCCCGGTCTACGCCGGGCGCTTCACGCTCCAAGCGCCGCGCGGGGCCGCTCGGTTCGCCAGCGGAACGCTGCGGTGGGTGGCCGACCGCGAGGGCGAGCCGGTCCGACTGGCCGCCGTCCGGCGCGAGGACGTCGGCGAGTACCTCAAGCTCTCCCGCCAGCGCGACGGCCGCGTACGCCTGCGCACCCTGGTCGCCGCCCTCGCCAGCCTGGTCGGGTTAGGGGCCGCGCTCGCCCTGTACGTGCTGGCTCCCGGCTGGCTCCAGGCTGTCTCCCTGGGCGCGCTGTTGCTCGCCCTCGGCGCGGCCGGCGGACAGGCCGACGCCCCGGTCGTCCACAGGGCTGTGGAGATGACCAAGGCACCCAAGCTCACCTCCGACATCGTCCTGCGCGCCCTCGGCGCCCTGGGCATCGCGCCGATCAGTCAGGCGCAGGCGAAGGGCCGGGACGGCTTCACCTTCACCGCTCCCATCACCCGCGACGGCCCCGGCTGGCGGGCCGAGGGGGACCTTCCGTACGGCGTGACCGTGACGGACGTGATCGAGCGCCGCGACAAGCTCGCCTCCGGCCTGCGCCGGCCGCTCGGGTGCGTCTGGCCCGAGGCCGTCCCCGACGAGCACACCGGCCACCTCGTTCTCTGGGTGGGCGACCAGGACATGACCAAGGCCACCAAGCCCAAGTGGCCCTTGCTCACCTCGGGCGTGGTGGACCTCTTCAAGCCCGTGGCCTACGGCACCGACCAGCGCGGTCGCTGGGTGGAAGTCACCTTGATGTTCATCGCCGGTGTGATCGGCGCGATCCCCCGCATGGGCAAGACCTTCCTCCTCCGTCTGCTCCTGCTGATCGCCGCGCTGGACCCGCGGGCGGAGCTGCACACCTACGACATGAAGGGCACTGGCGACCTTGACCCGGTCGGCAACGCCGTCTCCCACCGCCACGCCGCGGGCGACGACGACGAGTCCATCGCCTACACGCTCACCGACTTCCGCGCGCTGCGGGAGGAGCTGCGGCGGCGGGTGAAGGTGATCCGCTCCCTGCCGCGGGACATCTGCCCGGAGAACAAGGTCACCAGCGGTCTCGCCGACAAGCGGTCGCTGGGGCTGCACCCGATCGTGGTCGGGGTGGACGAGTGCCAGGTGCTGTTCGAGCACGCCGAGCACGGCAAGGAGTTCGAGGAGATCGCCACCGACCTGGTCAAGCGCGGACCGGCCACGGGGATCGTGCTGCTGCTGGCCACACAGCGGCCGGACGCGAAGTCCCTGCCCACCGGCATCTCGGCAAACGCCTCGGCCCGCTGGTGCCTGAAGGTCATGGGCCAGACCGAGAACGACATGGTCCTGGGCACCTCCTCCTACAAGCGCGGAGTGCGGGCCACGATGTTCGCCTGGGGCGACAAGGGCATCCACTACTTCATGGGCGAGGGTGCCGACGCCCGGATCGTGGCCTCCACCTACATCGACGCCCCCGGCGCCGAAGTGATCGCGGCCCGCGCCCGAACCGTCCGCGACAAGGCGGGACTCCTCACCGGCCACGCGCTCGGCGAGGCCCCCGAGACAGTGACGGGCCCCTCGTACGACCTCCTCGCCGACATCCTCGCCGTCGTCCCGGCGGCGGAGAAGCGGGTCTGGAACGAGCGGATCGCCTCCCGCCTCGCCGACCTGCGGCCCGAGGTCTACGGCGGTTGGAAGGGTGAGAACGTCACCAGCGCCCTCAAGCCCCACGGCATCAAGACCGTCGACGTCGCCGGTACCACCGACGAAGGACAGCGCACCACCCGCCGCGGCATCGTCCGCGCCGACCTCGCGAAGGCGATTGCGGAGCGTAGCGAAAATCCCGGTGCCGCGTAG
- a CDS encoding DNA methylase produces the protein MTYLKPVAHLGDDRPLLLDLFCCAGGAAMGYHRAGFTVHGVDIANRSPRYPFAFRQGDALAVLAELIETGEIAAYSLVHASPPCQGKCTLTVGTNQAMGWGGEHIDLVAPTRALLDAAGVPYVIEQPNGKAAVRKDISLCGEMFGLGVLRHRNFELGGWSTLRPAHQPHRGRVRGWRHGEFHDGPYVAAYGSGGGKATVPEMQAAMGIDWTDVRKELTEAIPPAFSEWLGHAFHTRILTGQVAA, from the coding sequence ATGACCTACCTCAAGCCCGTTGCGCACCTGGGCGATGACCGTCCCTTGCTGCTCGATCTGTTCTGCTGCGCCGGCGGCGCGGCCATGGGCTACCACCGAGCCGGCTTCACCGTCCACGGCGTTGACATCGCCAACCGTTCCCCGCGGTACCCGTTTGCGTTCCGGCAGGGTGACGCTCTCGCCGTCCTCGCCGAACTCATCGAGACCGGCGAAATCGCGGCGTACTCCCTCGTGCACGCCTCACCGCCCTGTCAGGGCAAGTGCACCCTGACCGTAGGCACCAACCAGGCCATGGGATGGGGCGGCGAGCACATCGACCTTGTCGCGCCGACCCGGGCGCTTCTGGACGCGGCTGGGGTGCCCTATGTGATCGAACAGCCCAACGGCAAGGCGGCCGTCCGCAAGGACATCAGCCTGTGCGGCGAAATGTTCGGCCTCGGCGTACTGCGGCACAGGAACTTCGAGCTCGGCGGTTGGAGCACCCTGCGGCCCGCACACCAGCCGCATCGGGGCCGGGTGAGGGGGTGGCGGCACGGGGAGTTCCACGACGGCCCGTACGTGGCCGCGTACGGTTCCGGTGGCGGCAAGGCCACCGTGCCGGAAATGCAGGCGGCCATGGGCATCGACTGGACCGATGTCCGCAAGGAACTGACCGAGGCCATTCCCCCGGCGTTCAGTGAGTGGCTCGGCCACGCCTTCCACACCCGCATCCTGACCGGGCAGGTGGCCGCATGA
- a CDS encoding bifunctional DNA primase/polymerase: MTAYAACLHIALDLAERGVPVLPLSRDKRPVANCRACRENACGGRPVMKTPGPCRCVRPCHGWAAATTDPETLTSGAWASAWRQAGSIGYHPGAAGLTVVDLDSSEAVAWAHSALPATRAVSSTRGQHWIYLGAMASHNAVRPGVDLKSSMAYARWLGPGTGTMVRLPDAVRALLAREETTPARGRVASSTPGPTTFSRDVAGGCWHNETFIGEGLARGLALIAAKRESGAGGQTFGVARFLAAQHANCPGPCALGSVREQLVAAAVAVGVPERYAERAVARGFANVGAAA, from the coding sequence ATGACTGCATACGCCGCATGCCTGCACATCGCCCTCGACCTCGCCGAGCGCGGGGTGCCGGTGCTGCCGTTGAGTCGCGACAAGCGGCCCGTGGCCAACTGCCGCGCCTGCCGCGAGAACGCGTGCGGCGGCCGACCCGTCATGAAGACGCCCGGCCCCTGCCGGTGCGTGCGGCCCTGCCATGGGTGGGCCGCCGCCACCACCGACCCCGAGACCCTCACCTCCGGGGCGTGGGCTTCGGCGTGGCGGCAGGCGGGATCGATCGGCTACCACCCGGGCGCCGCCGGCCTGACCGTGGTGGACCTGGACAGCTCTGAGGCGGTCGCCTGGGCCCACAGCGCGCTCCCCGCCACGCGCGCAGTGTCCAGCACTCGCGGACAGCACTGGATCTACCTCGGTGCCATGGCCTCACACAACGCCGTGCGCCCCGGGGTGGACCTGAAGTCCTCCATGGCCTACGCCCGCTGGCTCGGGCCCGGCACCGGCACCATGGTCCGCCTGCCCGATGCCGTCCGCGCCTTGCTCGCGAGGGAAGAGACCACCCCCGCCCGGGGGCGGGTGGCCTCTTCCACCCCCGGCCCGACAACCTTCAGCCGGGACGTCGCCGGTGGCTGCTGGCACAACGAGACCTTCATCGGCGAGGGCTTGGCCCGAGGGCTCGCCCTGATCGCTGCCAAGCGCGAGTCCGGGGCCGGAGGTCAGACGTTCGGAGTCGCTCGATTCCTGGCAGCCCAGCACGCCAACTGCCCGGGCCCGTGCGCTCTTGGTTCGGTTCGGGAGCAGCTCGTGGCGGCCGCCGTCGCCGTGGGCGTACCCGAGCGCTACGCCGAGCGTGCCGTCGCCCGTGGCTTCGCCAACGTGGGGGCTGCTGCATGA
- a CDS encoding AAA family ATPase produces the protein MTANPIPPLHLYSVPSESRKADQASPPKRERPRTAWTADQLMATEFPEPKWAVPGILAEGVSLLAGPPKVGKSWLSLGLALSVAAGGQAFDSVSVLGGPVLYLALEDTPRRLQSRMGKLLGGQPAPAGLTLVTECPPFPQGGDAAIAQWLDRNPDARMVVIDVFAKMRGQAPQGISAYDADYHAVGYAKRLADHYGIAVVLVHHVRKAGSEDFLTEVSGTNGIAGAADATLVLKRARGQADGILHVTGRDVDEAEYALQFQSASGAWHLLDGPASDHLVGDTRAVILRHVRANPGARPKDIAEALPHLDADTVRRTCSRMATDGQLTKDAGGNYYPDTATQTEATPEVSQLSDCPVDPSDLRKGPGQ, from the coding sequence ATGACCGCCAATCCGATCCCGCCGCTGCACCTCTACTCCGTACCGAGCGAGTCGCGCAAGGCAGATCAGGCGAGCCCGCCGAAGCGCGAGAGGCCGCGGACCGCGTGGACCGCCGATCAGCTCATGGCGACGGAGTTCCCCGAACCGAAGTGGGCCGTGCCTGGCATCCTCGCCGAAGGCGTCAGCCTCCTCGCCGGACCGCCCAAGGTCGGCAAGTCCTGGCTCTCCCTCGGCCTGGCGCTCTCCGTCGCGGCCGGCGGTCAAGCATTCGACTCTGTATCGGTCCTGGGCGGGCCTGTCCTCTACCTCGCTCTGGAAGACACTCCGCGGCGCCTCCAGTCCCGCATGGGCAAGCTCCTTGGCGGCCAGCCCGCACCCGCAGGTCTGACCTTGGTCACCGAATGCCCGCCGTTCCCCCAGGGCGGAGACGCGGCGATTGCCCAGTGGCTGGACCGGAACCCGGACGCTCGCATGGTCGTGATCGACGTCTTCGCCAAGATGCGGGGCCAGGCCCCACAAGGGATTTCCGCGTACGACGCGGACTACCACGCTGTCGGCTACGCCAAGCGGCTCGCGGATCACTACGGCATCGCCGTGGTCCTGGTCCACCACGTCCGCAAGGCGGGCTCCGAGGACTTCCTCACCGAGGTATCGGGCACCAACGGCATCGCGGGAGCCGCTGACGCCACGCTCGTCCTGAAGCGGGCCCGCGGCCAGGCGGACGGCATCCTGCACGTTACCGGCCGCGACGTGGACGAAGCCGAGTACGCCCTTCAGTTCCAGTCCGCCTCCGGCGCCTGGCACCTCCTCGACGGACCGGCCTCCGACCACCTCGTCGGCGACACCCGAGCCGTCATCCTCCGCCACGTCCGCGCCAACCCCGGCGCCCGCCCCAAGGACATCGCCGAAGCCCTGCCCCACCTTGATGCCGACACTGTCCGGCGCACCTGCTCCCGCATGGCCACCGACGGCCAGCTCACCAAGGACGCCGGCGGCAACTACTACCCGGACACCGCGACCCAGACCGAGGCCACCCCCGAGGTGTCCCAGCTGTCCGACTGTCCGGTTGACCCCTCTGATCTGCGAAAAGGACCTGGACAGTGA
- a CDS encoding AlpA family transcriptional regulator, producing MSARVTDEMLTIAEIIADLKVPRATFYRWRQLGKAPRSIKLPNGDVRIRRSQYERWLAEQEDAA from the coding sequence GTGAGTGCTCGTGTCACGGACGAGATGCTGACCATCGCGGAAATCATCGCCGACCTGAAGGTCCCCAGGGCGACGTTCTACCGGTGGCGCCAGCTCGGCAAGGCCCCGCGTTCGATCAAGCTGCCCAACGGTGACGTGCGCATCCGCCGGTCCCAGTACGAGCGGTGGCTTGCTGAGCAGGAGGACGCCGCGTGA